One Phyllostomus discolor isolate MPI-MPIP mPhyDis1 chromosome 10, mPhyDis1.pri.v3, whole genome shotgun sequence genomic window carries:
- the KLRG2 gene encoding killer cell lectin-like receptor subfamily G member 2 translates to MERARAASGGDHAGAELPMETLENQVPGLERPQAPGEERPKSPESVPAPAVHEMPGTGQGLSGGKKPPSPHPARLRVLPPSLGYGAFRRQVSASPEPPPSPGATAAEQLRDREAELVPWAAPGEPAPGTWAPVELQVDVRVKPVGAAGGSRTPSPAPSTRFITVPVPESPGFSRHASPVFPILPLTASLGSTSGWGSPLAAARTEHCRDAEGPAAAAQWGTKSSASSKSRCRFKEPEVEKEDIVLLHRAQVDLKLHRGIKLVGLPMYMRSLRWALVVMAVLLAVSTVAIIVLASGTGTGTGTAMCQGWLWSGKHCYYLSAEAQAWEASQVFCSAHNATLALLSHAQDLLSRCLAIKHSWVGVQRGPRGWHWIDKTPLSPPLVPKEVEGQPDLRCGAVDEGKLVALDCSSPRPFVCAKGAK, encoded by the exons ATGGAGAGGGCCCGGGCGGCATCCGGAGGAGACCACGCCGGGGCCGAGTTGCCAATGGAGACCTTGGAAAACCAGGTCCCGGGGCTGGAGCGGCCGCAGGCCCCCGGGGAGGAGAGACCCAAGAGTCCCGAGAGCGTCCCGGCTCCGGCCGTGCACGAGATGCCCGGCACGGGCCAGGGCCTCTCGGGCGGGAAGAAGCCGCCCTCGCCGCACCCCGCGCGCCTGCGGGTGCTGCCACCCAGCCTGGGCTACGGTGCCTTCCGCCGCCAGGTGTCCGCCAGCCCCGAGCCGCCGCCGTCGCCGGGCGCCACTGCGGCCGAGCAGCTCCGGGACCGCGAGGCGGAGCTGGTGCCCTGGGCCGCGCCGGGGGAGCCGGCGCCCGGCACCTGGGCGCCCGTGGAGTTGCAGGTGGACGTGCGCGTGAAGCCCGTGGGCGCGGCCGGTGGCAGCCGCACGCCCTCGCCCGCGCCCTCCACGCGCTTCATCACGGTGCCGGTGCCCGAGTCCCCAGGCTTCTCCCGCCACGCCTCGCCTGTGTTCCCGATCCTGCCGCTCACCGCCTCCTTGGGCAGCACGTCGGGCTGGGGCTCGCCGCTGGCCGCAGCCCGGACCGAGCACTGCCGCGACGCCGAGGGCCCGGCCGCCGCTGCCCAGTGGGGCACAAAGTCCTCGGCCTCCTCGAAGAGCCGCTGCCGCTTCAAGGAGCCGGAGGTGGAGAAGGAGGACATCGTGCTGCTGCACCGCGCCCAGGTGGACCTGAAGCTGCACCGGGGGATCAAGCTCGTCG ggctgccGATGTACATGAGGTCCCTGCGGTGGGCCCTGGTGGTCATGGCAGTGCTCTTGGCGGTGTCCACGGTCGCCATTATAGTCCTGGCCTCTGGAACTGGAACTGGAACTGGAACAG CCATGTGCCAGGGCTGGCTGTGGTCCGGGAAGCACTGTTACTACCTCTCTGCCGAAGCTCAGGCCTGGGAAGCCAGCCAGGTGTTCTGCTCAGCCCACAATGCCACCCTCGCCCTGCTGAGCCACGCCCAG GACCTCCTGAGCAGATGCCTAGCCATCAAGCACTCCTGGGTGGGGGTCCAGAGAGGCCCCCGTGGCTGGCACTGGATCGACAAAACCCCCCTGTCACCCCCGCT agTCCCGAAGGAAGTGGAGGGCCAGCCGGATCTCAGGTGCGGGGCTGTGGATGAAGGCAAGCTCGTGGCTTTGGACTGCTCCTCTCCAAGACCCTTCGTCTGCGCCAAGGGGGCCAAGTGA